The genomic interval TGCGACGAACTTTAGACTTCTGTTCTGCATAGTGCTCTCCTTGCAGCAAAGGCCCAACGCTCCGTCGACGCACCGTGGCGATCAGTCGACGACGAACATCACCCGACACTTGTCCAGGAAGCTCTGGGTGCTGGAAGCCGCATGGATGGCGGCCGCATCGGCGTTGGAGATGACCACGTCTGCCTTGTTGGCACCCGTCGCCTTGATGGCCTTGACGATGAGAGGATTGTTGGTCACGCGCTCGTTGCTGCGAGCCCGGTTGACGTCTTTGTCGTAGCCGACCATGCCGATCTGCACGGCCCAATCCCTGCTCACGAACTTGGAGCCGTATACTTCCTGGCCGTTCTCATCGAGCACCTTTGGCGCCATGGCCGGACGCACGCCCAGGCCCTTAGTGTCGATGATCAAGCCCGTGTACGGTCCTACTCCGGCTGTCGGTGCCTGCGCGCCAGGTGCTCCGGGCTGGATCAGCTGCACTCCCGGTGGTACCGGTTTACCGGCGGGCCAGGGTTGGCCGCACACCGGGCAGAGCGGCTGAGCCGCCCCGGGGTACAC from Calditrichota bacterium carries:
- a CDS encoding LPP20 family lipoprotein, with the translated sequence MRAVRAMFVCVLVACATLAWGQYVTQAVGAAGNVDWSRQVVRATGIGAPNPDHPLAAQRAGAIEAAKRAAFRNLLEAVQGVQLTSEVTVRNAMVENDVINTRVQGVLRNFTIVDTKYMSTGDVEVTVEMPLTGALADVLLPAQLGGGVYPGAAQPLCPVCGQPWPAGKPVPPGVQLIQPGAPGAQAPTAGVGPYTGLIIDTKGLGVRPAMAPKVLDENGQEVYGSKFVSRDWAVQIGMVGYDKDVNRARSNERVTNNPLIVKAIKATGANKADVVISNADAAAIHAASSTQSFLDKCRVMFVVD